In a single window of the Carassius carassius chromosome 26, fCarCar2.1, whole genome shotgun sequence genome:
- the LOC132106056 gene encoding zinc finger protein OZF-like: MEFIKEESEDMKIGEAFTVKQEDHEEQTEMMFIIEESEDMKIKEAFTVKQEDPEEQAEMTFIVEQSEDEVKHEDEELTDPMALKEKSQELNETEEKNQTEKFHDVMAGEKSFSYSQTRKREPRKPKVQMIVHTEERPFACQHCGRSFSREQGLTMHLKTHKPPTCKRCGKSFKAKVNLKSHMRVHFGEKLFMCFQCGKSFNQEASLKGHMRIHKVKGPFTCQPCEKYFKLKENVDVHMRIHTGVKPFKCPLCGKSFTLKKNFTAHLRIHTRDDPHTCKMCGKICTSHDHLMSHMRVHTRKKDNNCGLCGKRLQNKRSLKNHMIIHSREKGFRCHVCQISFADRDQLKDHVQNHIGNSCYMCHHCVKSFKTKKYLQAHLKRHIGEKPFTCELCGKRFTQKTSLKNHMSIHSREKCFRCHSEEKLFTCPQCDISLKRHFETHSGNNSLFPM, translated from the exons atggagtttattaaagaggagagtgaagacatgaAGATTGGAGAAGCTTTCACAGTCAAACAAGAAGATCATGAGGAACAAACCGAGATGATGTTTATTatagaggagagtgaagacatgaAGATTAAAGAGGCTTTCACAGTCAAACAAGAAGATCCTGAGGAACAAGCAGAGATGACGTTTATTGTAGAGCAGAGTGAAGATGAAGTCAAACATGAAGATGAAGAACTAACAG ACCCGATGGCGCTGAAAGAGAAGAGTCAAGAACTGAatgaaactgaagaaaaaaatcagactgaGAAATTTCATGATGTCATGGCTGGGGAAAAATCTTTTAGTTACTCTCAGACTCGTAAAAGAGAACCTAGAAAGCCTAAAGTCCAGATGATAGTTCACACTGAAGAGAGACCGTTCGCCTGTCAACACTGTGGAAGGAGTTTCAGTCGAGAACAAGGCCTTACAATGCACTTGAAAACCCACAAACCTCCAACCTGCAAGcggtgtgggaagagtttcaaaGCAAAAGTAAATCTTAAGagtcacatgagagttcactTTGGTGAAAAGCTGTTCATGTGctttcagtgtggaaagagtttcaatcAAGAAGCGAGTCTTAAAggccacatgagaattcacaaaGTAAAAGGCCCTTTTACCTGCCAACcgtgtgaaaaatattttaaactaaagGAAAACGTTGATGTCcatatgagaattcacactggagtgaAGCCGTTCAAATGCCCTctctgtggaaagagttttacactgaAAAAGAATTTTACAGCCCACTTGAGAATTCACACCAGAGACGATCCTCACACCTGCAAaatgtgtgggaagatttgcacatcACATGATCATCTAATGTCTCACATGAGGGTTCACACTAGAAAGAAGGATAACAACTGCGGACTGTGTGGAAAGAGACTCCAAAATAAAAGAAGCCTTAAGAATCACATGATTATTCACTCCAGAGAGAAAGGTTTTAGATGTCATGTGTGTCAAATAAGTTTTGCTGACAGGGATCAACTTAAGGATCATGTACAAAATCACATTGGGAACAGCTGTTACATGTGCCATCACTGTGTAAAAAGTTTCAAAACCAAGAAATATCTTCAGGCCCATTTAAAACGTCACattggagagaagcctttcacatgCGAACTGTGTGgaaagagattcacacagaaaacaagcCTTAAGAATCACATGAGTATTCACTCGAGAGAGAAATGTTTTAGATGTCATTCTGAAGAGAAGCTTTTCACCTGTCCTCAGTGTGACATCAGTCTGAAACGTCACTTTGAAACTCATTCTGGAAATAATTCCTTGTTTCCCATGTGA